The genomic window TTTCATTGTTAACATTCATCCCTACGCCAACAATAATAGCTTCCGGTTTTTTACTTTTTATAATACCTTCAGAAGCAATTCCACAAATTTTTTTGTCATCAACCAATATATCATTTGGCCATTTAATCTTTGCCTTTATGTTATATTTAGTCAAAACATCATAAATAGAAAGCGAAAAAATTCTAACATAATGCCATGGATTCATAGGTCTTTTTGAAGGTTTAAACAAAACTGAATACCATAAACCACCTTTATCTGAATACCAATAATTTCCTCTTCTTCCATAACCTTCAGTTTGCTTTTTTGCAACTACCACTGTTTCTGAAGGAAAATTTTTATAATTCCTTTTTAAATAAGCATTAGTTGAATCAACAGTGTATAATTCAATTGTTCGGTCTCCTATCATATGAACACCCTTTTTTACTTGTAGCTTTTTTTATATAAATTATAACATAATCATTTTATAATCTTGAATATATTTATATAAAATTAATTTTTATTGGTATACCATAATAATAAATTTTCATTCTATTCAATATTACTTTAAAATGATATAATATAATCTGATTTAAGTATAGAAAGGAGAGTCCCATGTCTTTATTAAAAATAGAAAATGTTAAAACAAGAGAAAGGTTTGTACGTTTTGAATATATTTTAACTATACTATTTGTTTTGTTAATGGTTATAGGATACTTTGCAGTTAAATCATCTACACTTAATTCATATTTAGAAGGTACTGAGCAAAGACAATTATTTTTTTATATTATTGGATCAATTTCTTTTTTTATTATTTTATTTCTTCCAGAAAGAACCATAAAAACTCTTATCCCAACTTTATTCTTTGTATTATTTTTCCTTTTAATAGCCGTATTGATAATTGGAGATGAAACAAAAGGTGCACGAAGATGGCTCAACATTGGAACCTTTGGAATTCAACCATCAGAATTTTTTAAATTATCATTAATTCTATATTTATCAAAAGTTTTATCAGATAATTCAAAAACAAATTACTATCTTGTTTCTTTAATCACTATTATGTCTGCTGGACTTATATACTTAGAACCAGACTTAGGTACAACACTAATCATAATTATGATTTGGTTTGTTTTCACTTTCTTGAGTGGTAAGTTTGAAGTCCTATGGAGAATTATACTTTTTTTGGGAGCAGCTTTAGCACCTTTAGCTTTTTTAATTATGGAGGACTATCAAAGAGGAAGAATAATTGGATTTATGTTTCCAAATCTTTATTCCGATTTTTCATATAATACCACTCAGTCGATTAGAGCAATTGCTTCAGGAGGGATTACTGGGACTGGTTATATGAACGGATATATGAATTTGGGTAATTTTGTGCCTGAAGATCATACTGATTTTATTATTTCAGTAATTGGGGAAGAATTTGGATTTATTGGCATTTTTTCTATAATATTTACGTATTTTTTGATAATATGGAGATTGTATAGAGGTTATAAAATGAGTTATGATATTTTTTGGAAATACTTTTACGCAGGGGCTAGTTTTTTGATTTTTTTTCATGTTTTTGAAAACATTGGTATGAATCTTGGAATAATGCCTGTTACTGGCATCCCATTACCAATGATTTCTAATGGGGGTAGCACTATCATTACTTATTCATTGCTTCTTGGGTTAGCTGTAAAAGGGATGATGTTAAACAAAAATTTAAAGAGGTGAGTTTTTTAATGAAGTTATTGGGAGCTGTACCTAATATTTCTGAAGGAAGAAATAAAGAACTTATAGATGAAATAGTTAAATTAGCAGAAAAGTATGACAACATTTGGATTTTAAGTACAAACATGGATGAATATTATAATAGAACTATGCTTTCTATTGCTGGTAAACCTATATGTGTTGAAAACTTTTTGTTTGATTTAACAGAGTTTTGTTCTAATAATATTGATTTAAATAAGCATAAAGGAGAGCATCCAAGGATCGGAGCTGTAGATGTAATACCTCTTATTCCAATTATGGATGTTTCTGAAAAAGAAGCAAGTGAAATTGCGGATAGATTGTCAAAAAGAATTTCTAATGACTTAAATATCCCAATTTATTCTTATGAAAAATCTACTAATAAAAATATCAGAAAACATATAAGCTATATAAGAAAGGGAGGATTTGAATCATTAAAGGAAAAAATGAAAGACGAAAACTGGAAACCCGATTACGGACCAGATAAACCCCACCCAAAGTCTGGAGCTACTATAGTTGGTGTTCGAGATTTTCTAATTAATCTTGATTTTTATATAAATTCAAAAAACAGATGGTTTGCAGAACAAATCAGAAGAGAGTTAATTATGGAAATACCGGGTTCATTCTTCTTGGATAAAAAATCAGATAAAAAATATGTTATTTCTGTAAATGCATCTGTAAATGATGTCAATTTAATTGATCTTTACTTCAACATAAGAAAAATAATAGAACATTTTGAATGTGAACTTGAAAAAATAGAAATTCCTACACCATTAACCTCTTCAATTTTAGTTAATGCTTTTGGACAGATTACTGGTTCAAAGATTGAAAATGCTAAAACTATTGAAGAAATGATTATTAAAAGCTTATGAAGTTTAGAATTATTTACACAGGGGATATAAAAACAAAGTTTATAAAAAAAGGCATTGATCAGTATAAAAAATGGAATGAAAGGTTTTTTAACATAGATTATGTTTGTCTGCCTCTAACTAAAAATCTTGGGAAAATTAGTGATAAAGATTATAAACAAAAGGATTTTCAAAATTATAAGAAATATTTATCTAATTCAACGAACATAATTTTAGATGAAAGAGGAAAATTAATCGATTCAGTTGATTTTTCAAATAAAATTGAAAATTTCAAAACTTATAACAGAAAAGACATAAACTTTATTATCGGTGGCCCTCTTGGCCATAGTGAAGATATTTACAAGTATTCAGATTTTACCTTATCATTATCTACAATGACTTTTACCCACGAAATGGCAGTTTTACTGATTTCAGAACAAATATATAGGGCAAATAAAATATTAAATAACGAAAAATATCATTATTAAGAGGCAGTTTAAGCTGCCTCTTAATTTATAGTTTGTATACTTTTGAATATTTTTCTTTTAAATAATCCATAAAATAATCTACATTTAATTTTTCACCAGTAACTTTTCTCAATAGTTCGTTAGGTTCATATTTTTTACCGTGCTTGTGTATATTGCTTCTTAACCAATTCAATATAGAAGAAAAATCGCCCCTTCTTATCATTTTATCGTAATCTGGGATTTCTTCTTTCATCTTGTGATAAAATTGAGCAGAAAATAAGTTTCCAAGCATATATGAAGGGAAATAACCAAAACTCCCATGAGCCCAATGTACATCTTGCAATACACCCACAGAATCATTTTCTGGTACAATATCTAAATACTCTTTCATCTTTTCATTCCATATTTTTGGTAAATCCTCCACTTTTATTCTTTCGTTTATAAGAGCTTCTTCTATTTCAAATCTTAGCATAACATGTAAATTATATGTAACTTCATCTGCATCGACTCGTATAAGAGATTTTTCAACAATATTTATTGCTTTATAAAAATCCTCTACTGAGACATCTTTTAATTGATCAAAAGTTTTTTGCATTTCCGGATAAAAATATTTCCAAAAATCATAACTTCTTCCTAAAATATTCTCCCAAAATCTGGACTGAGATTCATGAATTCCCATAGAAGCCCCATCATATAAAGGTGTATCGACAAATTCATTTGAAATGCCTTGCTCATATAAAGCATGTCCTCCTTCATGCACAGTGGAGAAAAATGAATCCCTAATATCCTTTTCTTGATATCTTGTTGTTATTCTCACATCACCTGGATTGATTCTTATTGTAAAAGGATGTGCTGCAACATCTAGTCTTCCAGCTTTGAAATTATAACTCATAAGTTCAAGAACTTTTATAGATATTTCTTTTTGCTTGTTTAAATCATACTTTTCAAAAAGAAAGTCTTCTTCAGGTTTTGTACCTTTTTCAGTTAAATCATTTACAAAATCTACTAATCTTATTTTTAAATCTTCAATAATTCCTTTTAATTCTTTTGTTTTCATTCCAGGTTCATACATATCTAACAATGCATCATATCTGTTGCCATCATATCCTAAATATTCTGCTTGTTGAATACTCATCTTTACTATCTTCTCTAAGTATGGTTGAAATATAGAAAAATCATTATTTTTCCTTGCCTCTACCCAATACTTTTGAGCATTAGATGTTGTTTTTGTTAAATCTTTAACAAATTCTTCAGGCAATTTTCTATATCTTTCATAATCCTTTTTTACCAAATCTACAATCCTCTTGTCATTTTCAGATAAATTATCATATTCATTTTTTTGAGTTAATTTATTAATTAAATCTCCCATCTCTTCAGAGGTCTCCATCCTATAAATTTTACCAGATAATTCCCCTAATGTATTAGAGGCATACTCAAAACTTCTTTCTGGAGCACCAGTTTCAAGATCCCAATGCATTAATGACATTATTTGATGATACTTAGAAATGTCTTTTAATTTTTCTTTTAGTTTTTCTATATAACCCATTTTTCTACCCCCTAACATTAATTATAAAATTATTATAACACATTGATTAATTCAATAATAAATATTTTTTCAATTTGTTTATTTATTAATATTCTTTTTTAGTATATAATGTATACGAATGAAAAAATAGGAGGGATACCATGCTTAAAAACTCGAGAAGCACTTACGCAGAAATTAATATTGACAATTATCTTCACAATTTAGAATATATTTCTAAGAAAACAAACACTGAGGTTATGCCTGTTTTAAAGGCTGATGCTTATGGGCACAATAAAATTACCCTTGCAAAATGTGCTGTAAAAGAAGGATACAAAAGGTTCGCTGTTGCTTTTTTGGAAGAAGCATTAGATTTGATAAATAATGATATAAAAAAACCTATTTTAATATTTAACTACATAAACCCTAAATCACTAAAAAGATACACTTATTTTAGTGATTTTTTAATCCCTACAATTCATTCGTTAAACAATTTGAAAACTCTGATCAGCGAATTAGGAGAAGAAATTAATAAATTTAAATTTCATTTAAATTTTAACACTGGCATTAACAGAATAGGTATTCAAGAAAATGAAATTGAAAATATAATAGCTATAATAAAAAACAAAAATATAAATATAGAAGGTATATATTCTCATTACGCTACAGCCGATAGTTTAGATGACTATGTAGATTATCAATATAACAATTTTTTAAGAATTATAAAAATTTTTAAAGATAGAGAAATAGAATATAAATTCAAACACATGTCTAATTCTGCTGCCTGTCTTTATTATCCGGAAAGAAGTTTAGATATAGTTAGACCTGGAATCGCAAGTTTTGGTTTACAACCTTCAAATATAAAAAAAGATGAAAACATAAAACCTGTTATGGAATTAAAAAGTATTGTTGCAAAAATAAACACCTGCAAAAAGGGTGATACAATAGGTTATGGAAGAACCCACATAATAGATAAGAATTCTAAGACAGCTATAATTCCAATAGGATATGCTGATGGGTATCCAAGAATTTTATCTAACAAATCACATGTTCTAATCAAAAACAAATTATATAAAGTCATAGGAAATGTTTCTATGGATCAAATTGTTATAGAAATAAAAGATGATGATATAATGGTTGGAGATGAAGTGATTCTTTTTGGAAAAAAGCCATCTGCTGAACATTTGGCAAATCTTGCTAATACACTTAACTATGAGATTACTTGTGGTGTAAGCAGTAGAGTACCAAGAGTATTTATAAAGGGAGGTTCTTACTTTGAATAATGAGGGAATGTCATTAGGTGAAATGCTTAATAATTCTAATAGCAACGATTTTATTTATGAAAAAATAAATTTTATTAATGAATTAGAACCCGGAACATTTGTTGAAATACAAGGTAAGCTTATCAGTAAAAGAATTCAAAATACAAAAGATGGTAAAAATTTTTTATTGCTTACAATAGCTGATAAAACAGGTTCCTTAAGAGGAATTGATTGGTTTAACCCAGAAAAAAATGAAAAGATAAATCTTGGTGATATTATAAAAATTAGAGGAAAAATAGTAGTTTTTGATTCAAGGCTTCAAATAAATATTGACAAAAATACTGATGCAGTTGAAAAAGTTCCTTATGAAGATATAGAAGAAAACAAATTTTTAGTTGAAAGCAAATTAGATAGTAACCAACTTATCAATAAGTTAAAAAAATATATAGATATGATAAATATTGAAGAATTGAAAAACTCTTTAAATACTATTTTTTTTGATTCTAATTTATCTAACTCTTATAAGAATTCACCTGCCGCAATGTCTATACATCATGCTTATAAACATGGACTTTTAGAACACTCTTTGAGCGTATTAAATATTTCTTTAAAAATTTGTGAAAATTATGATTATAATTTAAATAAAGATATACTAATTGCTGGATCATTATTACATGATATAGGGAAAATAAAAGAATATAAAATAACAAAATCTGGAATAGATAAAACTGACCTTGGAGAAATGATAGGCCACATGAATATAGGTATAACCCTTTTAGAACCCTTTTTGAGCACAGTTAATGAAGATATCAAAAACCATATATATCACATTATACTATCTCATCATGGAGAAATAGAATATGGATCACCAGTATTACCTAAAACTATGGAAGCTATGATAATACACTTTGCAGATAATATTGACTCAAAATTGGTTCAAATAGATCAAACAATCAAAGATACAATAAATGAAAATCCAGACTCAAAATGGACAAATTTTGAAAAAAGACTTGGAAGAAAATTTAAAATTTAACAGTTAGGAGGATTATTTAATGCCAACAAAAAAATCAAAATATGTAGTAATAGTTGAATCACCTGCTAAAGCTAAAACGATTGAAAGATATTTAGGAAAAGACTATGAGGTTATTGCCTCAAAAGGACATATTCGTGATTTACCAAAAAAATCTTTTGGAGTAGATATAGAAAATAATTTTGACCCAGAATTTGAAATTATGCCAGGGAAAAAGACGGTCATTACCGAAATAAAGAAAAAAGTTAAAAATAAAAAAGTTTTACTTGCAGCGGATATGGATAGAGAAGGAGAAGCCATAGCTTGGCATTTAGCTAATATTTTAAAACTTGACGAAAAGGAAAATAATAGAATCATTTTTACTGAAATAACCAAAAGCACTATCAATAAATCTATTAATGAACCTCAAAAAATTGATCTAAAAAAAGTTGATGCGCAATTAGCAAGAAGAATACTTGACAGAATTGTTGGTTATAAAGTAAGCCCTTTAGTTTGGAAAGTTTTGAAAAATTATAAGACTAGTGCGGGTAGAGTTCAGTCTGCTGCATTAAAAGTTATGATAGACAGGGAAAGAGAGATATTCAAATTTAAACCAAAAGAATTTTTCAAAATCTTTCTTGATTATAAAAACCAAAAGATTCCACTCGTAAGGGAAAATGGAAAAAGGTTAAAACAAGAAAATATAGACAAAGAAAAAAAAGATGAAATCTTAAATTATTTGAAAAAAAGAGAAATTTCTTTAAACCAAACCACATCTAAAAAAAATAAAAGAAAACAACCATCCCCTTTTATAACCAGCACACTGCAACAAGCTGCTATTAACTATCTTGGTTGGACTTCTAAAAAAACTATGCAAATAGCTCAGAAATTATATGAAGGTATTGATACTTCTGATGGTCAAATAGCATTTATAACATATATGAGAACAGATTCCACAAGAATATCCGATGAAGCACAAAATAGTGCAAAAAAGTATTTAAAAGATAATTATGGAGAAAAATATTCAGGGAAATATACGCAAAAAAAATCTAAACAAAAAACCCAAGATGCGCATGAGGCAATAAGGCCTACAAATATTTTTATTGATGAAAACAAAGCAAAAAGTCTTTTAAAAGGAGACTATTTAAAACTTTATAAGCTCATTTGGAGTAGGTTTATGGCATCTCAAACATCAGCCTCAATCTATGATGAGACAAAATATATAATATCAGATGAAGATAAAAAATATGATTTTGAAATCACATCCAAAAAAAGAATTTTTGATGGATTTGAAAAATTTTGGAATTATGGAAATTCGGAGATCGAATTTGAAATGCAAGAAGCTGAAAAAGTTGATAAAAAACATTTAAAAACAGAGCAAAAAGAAACTACTCCTCCTTCAAGATTTTCTGAAGCTACATTAGTTAAAGAATTAGAGTCAAATGGTGTTGGAAGGCCATCAACATATTCAACAATAATAAGTACTTTGTTAACCCGAAAATATGTGAATAAATTTGAAAAAAAATATTTAAGGCCAACCATTGCTGGATTCATTGTAAATGACTTTTTAGAAAATAACTTTCCGGAAATAGTGGATATCAATTTTACAGCAAGAATGGAAAAAGATTTAGATGAAATAGAAGAAGGTGAAAATAATTCTAAAAAAGTATTGAATGAATTTTATTCTAACTTTGAAAACTTTTTTGAGAATGCTGAAAAGAAAATAAAAGAAGATAAATTAGACATAAACTACATGAGTGATGTTAAATGCTCAAAATGTGATAGACAAATGAAACTAAATTTTGGAAGATATGGCTTTTACTTGTCTTGTGAAGAAAAAGATTGTAAGGAAACCCAAAAAATACCTTTCTATGCTTATGGAATAACTCTGAATGATAAATTGTACATATCAGAATTTTTGAAAGATTTCAAAGAGAATAATAATGTTGAAATAGGTGAAAAATGTCCTAAATGTGGTTCTGAATTGGTACTCAAAAAAGGTAGGTTTGGAGAATTTATAGCATGTTCTAACTATCCTGACTGTAAATTCACTAAATCAGTTCCTGCAAGAGGCAATTGCCCTGTTTGTGGTTCAGAAGTTGGAAAAATGAAAAGCAAAAGAGGTAAAATATACTTTAAGTGTACAAACAAAGATTGTGGAGAGATGTTCTGGAATGAACCATCTGGTTTCAACGATCCAGAAACTGGAGATCCATTATTCTATTATTATAAACAAAGAGAAGAAAAATTATACAATCCTAAAACAAAAACATTCTATGATAAAGAGGAGATAGAAGAAGATTGAAAATAGGGGTCATCTATGGAGGAAACTCCAATGAAAAAGAAATTTCTATAAAAAGTCTTGAAAATGTTGAAAAGTCTTTAAAAAATTTAGGATATAATTATGAAAAATTTGAAAGTAATGATATACAACTTCATGAAAAGATCATAAACAAAGATCTTATTTTGAATATAGTACACGGTGAATTTGGTGAAGATGGAAAATTACAAGGATATCTAGATATATTTGACAAAAAATACACATCATCTCCATCAGAAACTTGCAACATATGTTTCGATAAATACCTTTTTTACAACATTTTTTTTGAAAAATTGAATATTCCCAAAATGATAAAAACAGATAAATATATAAATCCACCATTTGATTTTCCTTTAATATTAAAACCAAGAAGAGGTGGTTCAAGTAAAGGCATATACATAATCCATGATCAAAGTAATTATAAAAAATATCTCAAAATAAATATAGATACGTTTGGCGACACCTTAATACAAAAATATGTCAAAGGAAGAGAATTCACACTTTCTATAATAGAGAAATCTGGGGAATTCATAATTCTACCTTTATTAGAAATAATACCAAAAAATGAGTTCTATGATTATAATGCAAAATATACTGAAGGAAAGGCAAAATTAACTATAAACCACGAAGTTCATAAAAATTATAAAAAGCAAATTGAAAATATTTTTTTTACTTTAAGAGAAGTTTTATGTTTTAGAGATATGCTGAGAATAGATTTTATAATATCTGAAGAAAAGATATATGTTTTAGAAGTTAACACAGTACCAGGTTTAACAAAATTGAGTGATTTACCAATTTCTGCAAACGCTCACGGAATAAATTTTGATAAATTGATCAATATTTTTATAAATAATCACATAAAATAATAGAGGTGATGTAAGTGAAATTAGAAGGAACAACAATTGTTGGTGTTAGAAAAAACGGAAAAACAGTAATTGCAGGTGACGGACAAGTAACAATGGGAGACACAATATTCAAAGGAACCGCAAGAAAAGTCAGAAGACTTGGGGACGGAAATGTTATTTCTGGATTTGCTGGTTCTGTTGCAGATGCTTTTGCCTTATATGAAAGATTTGAAGGAAAATATAGGGCTTCAAATGGAAATCTTTTAAAAGCAGCTATAGAACTTACAAAAGAATGGAGAATGGACAAAGCATTAAGAAAGTTAGAAGCAATGCTTATGGTAGCTGATAAAGATCATTTATTATTAATTTCAGGAAATGGCGAAGTTATGGAACCAGAAGAAGATATTTTGGCTATTGGTAGCGGAGGAGCTTATGCTCAAGCAGCAGCAAAAGCTTTAACGAGATATACTGATATGGACGCTGAAGAAGTGGCAAAACAATCATTATTAATTGCAGGTGAAATATGTATATACACAAACCAAAACATTACAGTGGAGGTAATTTAATTGTCTGAAAAAGTTTGGGTGTGCCCAACAGATTTGATTAAAAAAAGTTTTGGAAACTTGAAATCTTTCAATGAAATAAAGTTTGTAGACCTCAAACAAATCTTTGAAAATTCATATTTTAAAAACAGAGAAGACGTTGAAAATGATGAAACACTCAGACAATTAATTCCTTATGTCGTATTTCAAAAAGAAACTGGTGAAATTTTAGTTGTTAAAAGGACTAAAAATCAGTCTGAAAAAAGGCTTCACGACAAAATTTCTGTAGGAATTGGAGGTCATATAAACCCCGTAGATGAAGAAGAATATTCAGCAGAAATGACATTTTTCAACGGATTAAACAGAGAGATTAACGAAGAATTAATAATCAACAAATTAAACAAATTGGAATATATTGGAATTATATACGATAGTTCAAATCCTGTTTCCAGAGTACATATGGGCATATTATTTCTTGCAAAAGTAAACGATGCAGAGATAAATGAAAAAGAAAACTTTGAAAGTGATTGGATGCTTCCTTCAGAAATAGTTAAATTAGATACTACAAAGATGGAAGATTGGACTAAAGTATCTTTAAAAGCTTTAGAAGTACCAATAGTGGGAAAAAATGAAAATTAAAGCCCCAGCAAAAATAAATTTATATCTCGATGTTGTTGGAAAGAAAAAAGACGGATATCATGAAATAGTAACTCTTTTCAATACAATTAAAATGCACGATGTTTTAGACATCAATTTTTCTGAAAAAGAATACTTTACATCAAATAAAAATTTCAACATACCTTGGAAAAACAACATCATAAAAAAAACCATAGATACATTTAAAAATGAAACGGGATTCAAATTTAACCTTAATATTTCTTTAGAAAAACATATACCTCAAGGTGGAGGCCTTGGAGGAGGATCAGCAGATGCAGCTGCTGTTCTTCGTTTTTTAAAAGAACCATACCAAATTAGCGACAGCGATATAATCAAAATAGGTGCTAAGGTTGGAGCTGATGTTCCATTTATGATATTTAACGGAACTGCTATAGGTAAATCTATTGGAGAAGATTTAGAATATCTTGAACCTTTAGATTTAGATATAGATATTCACCCTCAAGGAATAGTTATAAACACAGGAGAAATGTACAAGTTAATAGACAAAAATTGGTCAAGTTTAATACACAATGGAAATCCTCATGACTTATACAAAGCGCTGAAAAATAAAGACATTAAAAATATAAAATTTAACTTATTCAATATTTTCGAACAAGTAGTATTCCCTTTGAACCCGAGTATTTACGATAATAAAAATAGGTTAGAAAATAAGAACACTTTTTGTTTAATGTCTGGATCTGGAAGTACTCTATTCACAATAAAAAACATGGTAGATTAATCTACCATGTTTTTTATATAATAATTTGCGATTTCTTCAGTACTTTTATTTTCAAAATCAAACATATAATTGAGTTTTCTGATTATCTCATTACTTATTTTCCCCTTTAAATCTTTCAATACTTCTTGCACGCTATCATCTAACCCTTTTTTTGCAATAATAATAGCTTCATAAGGCGGTAATGCATTTTTGTCATCTTCTATTAAAAATAGTTCGTGCTCAATTACCCTTGAATCAGTAGTAAATCCAGTGATAAAATCTACTTCTTCATTTAATAAAGCTTTATACATTTCATCCGGCTGATATGGAACAATATCTTTAAACTTCAATTTATAAGCCCTGTTTAATGCAGGAAGTCCATCTTTTCTTGTAATATATGGTTTTGGACAGGAAAAAATGTATTTTTCACTATTTTTAGACAACTCAGAAATAGTATTTATATCATC from Geotoga petraea includes these protein-coding regions:
- a CDS encoding D-alanine--D-alanine ligase family protein is translated as MKIGVIYGGNSNEKEISIKSLENVEKSLKNLGYNYEKFESNDIQLHEKIINKDLILNIVHGEFGEDGKLQGYLDIFDKKYTSSPSETCNICFDKYLFYNIFFEKLNIPKMIKTDKYINPPFDFPLILKPRRGGSSKGIYIIHDQSNYKKYLKINIDTFGDTLIQKYVKGREFTLSIIEKSGEFIILPLLEIIPKNEFYDYNAKYTEGKAKLTINHEVHKNYKKQIENIFFTLREVLCFRDMLRIDFIISEEKIYVLEVNTVPGLTKLSDLPISANAHGINFDKLINIFINNHIK
- the hslV gene encoding ATP-dependent protease subunit HslV encodes the protein MKLEGTTIVGVRKNGKTVIAGDGQVTMGDTIFKGTARKVRRLGDGNVISGFAGSVADAFALYERFEGKYRASNGNLLKAAIELTKEWRMDKALRKLEAMLMVADKDHLLLISGNGEVMEPEEDILAIGSGGAYAQAAAKALTRYTDMDAEEVAKQSLLIAGEICIYTNQNITVEVI
- a CDS encoding NUDIX domain-containing protein, whose protein sequence is MSEKVWVCPTDLIKKSFGNLKSFNEIKFVDLKQIFENSYFKNREDVENDETLRQLIPYVVFQKETGEILVVKRTKNQSEKRLHDKISVGIGGHINPVDEEEYSAEMTFFNGLNREINEELIINKLNKLEYIGIIYDSSNPVSRVHMGILFLAKVNDAEINEKENFESDWMLPSEIVKLDTTKMEDWTKVSLKALEVPIVGKNEN
- the ispE gene encoding 4-(cytidine 5'-diphospho)-2-C-methyl-D-erythritol kinase, whose amino-acid sequence is MKIKAPAKINLYLDVVGKKKDGYHEIVTLFNTIKMHDVLDINFSEKEYFTSNKNFNIPWKNNIIKKTIDTFKNETGFKFNLNISLEKHIPQGGGLGGGSADAAAVLRFLKEPYQISDSDIIKIGAKVGADVPFMIFNGTAIGKSIGEDLEYLEPLDLDIDIHPQGIVINTGEMYKLIDKNWSSLIHNGNPHDLYKALKNKDIKNIKFNLFNIFEQVVFPLNPSIYDNKNRLENKNTFCLMSGSGSTLFTIKNMVD
- a CDS encoding glycine betaine ABC transporter substrate-binding protein, which gives rise to MNKIIIGAKPFNEQKILVNIISKLLEIKGIESEVKVSEPVLEANYNSIKSGEIDFYIEYSGTIYNALFNLEEMKNWDNDLVLERVSKRLEKDNMMLLTDLDYESGFVITSKIKIDDINTISELSKNSEKYIFSCPKPYITRKDGLPALNRAYKLKFKDIVPYQPDEMYKALLNEEVDFITGFTTDSRVIEHELFLIEDDKNALPPYEAIIIAKKGLDDSVQEVLKDLKGKISNEIIRKLNYMFDFENKSTEEIANYYIKNMVD